One region of Candidatus Poribacteria bacterium genomic DNA includes:
- a CDS encoding SidA/IucD/PvdA family monooxygenase produces the protein MTDNYLAHRNVPITIIGGGIHGVAIAIRLLRDMPTAAKYLAILDRHPQPLTQWRCKTERQGMTFLRSPAVHHITPDALGIVEYAERHNRASELAPPYSQPSTQLFWDFCNGALSELETRKVYYRFDVAKLRWDKGAGKFPFRLISTNNQGFRSRCVILAIGADDCAYMPPEFAQWQRRYPDRVLHASQFTVNCEDARDSKDKIVIVGGGLTAGTLAKSLSTRGHSVALIARKQLKTEQFDFPPVWLGPKALAEFASETDFRQRYEIIQQNRGEGSITPDIMEVLLDTPNVDIYPETYVRNIVAMGARPQTQRLRVETTCGVIADVSRVILATGYRFDLRRYGFLRELITQHQVPLVCGLPRLDTALQLQPIENLFGSGTIAQLQIGPASGNIAGANLAYERLRERLFSLL, from the coding sequence ATGACTGATAACTATTTGGCACATCGGAACGTTCCAATTACCATCATCGGTGGCGGAATACACGGTGTAGCGATTGCCATTCGACTGCTCCGTGACATGCCGACAGCAGCGAAATACCTCGCAATCCTTGACCGGCATCCGCAACCTCTGACCCAATGGCGATGTAAAACGGAACGCCAAGGCATGACCTTTCTCCGTTCCCCTGCTGTTCATCACATTACGCCTGATGCGCTGGGTATCGTTGAATACGCGGAACGCCACAACCGAGCAAGCGAATTGGCACCGCCCTATTCACAGCCTTCTACCCAGCTCTTTTGGGATTTCTGCAACGGTGCGCTTTCCGAATTGGAGACGCGCAAGGTCTATTATCGGTTTGATGTGGCAAAATTGCGATGGGACAAAGGCGCGGGAAAATTTCCGTTCCGCCTCATCTCAACGAATAATCAAGGGTTTCGGAGTCGTTGTGTTATCCTTGCTATCGGGGCGGATGACTGTGCATACATGCCACCCGAATTCGCCCAATGGCAACGTCGGTATCCCGATAGGGTTTTACACGCCTCCCAGTTTACAGTGAATTGTGAGGATGCGCGAGATAGTAAAGACAAAATTGTTATTGTTGGTGGTGGATTGACGGCAGGAACACTTGCGAAGAGCCTCAGCACACGCGGGCATAGTGTGGCACTAATTGCTCGGAAGCAGTTAAAAACGGAGCAATTCGATTTTCCGCCGGTGTGGTTAGGTCCGAAGGCACTCGCCGAGTTTGCGAGCGAAACCGATTTTCGGCAACGTTACGAGATAATTCAGCAGAACAGAGGGGAAGGGAGCATTACGCCTGATATTATGGAGGTGTTGCTGGATACTCCGAATGTTGACATCTATCCTGAGACCTATGTCCGCAATATCGTTGCGATGGGAGCGCGTCCGCAAACACAAAGGCTGCGGGTTGAGACAACGTGTGGTGTCATCGCTGACGTATCTCGCGTTATTCTCGCAACGGGATATCGATTTGACCTTCGTCGTTATGGATTTTTAAGAGAATTAATCACACAGCATCAAGTTCCACTTGTGTGTGGACTCCCGCGACTTGATACCGCTTTGCAACTCCAGCCAATTGAGAATCTATTCGGCTCCGGTACTATCGCGCAGCTCCAAATAGGTCCGGCTTCAGGCAACATCGCTGGTGCGAATCTTGCGTATGAACGCCTCCGGGAAAGACTATTTTCTCTGTTGTAG
- a CDS encoding DUF4159 domain-containing protein, protein MLNNSRIPESTEKKPISGVEPKSDLLSRRSFFKGSVGLAASALAAGKVILPADAQWRFREYIPYDATRDFHYGTQYGIIEHHYPEMNPTGEKFTFVRLKYPGGDWYTNIVNHYRWQSDLQFSKELAKNTTIDVEVREHPQYVDIDDEGLFAYPFLFMTGHTGIRLSPEQIRKLRDYFERGGFLHVEDCDARLNNYRGGLRPHVYQMMRQVYPEKKFERLEMSHPIYHTLYAHDEYLGGDKRIPNVSDYDEAIMDDDRVIVYFCPSDLNCAWEGRICEPDHKAQQKWAFEQGMNVVAYALTR, encoded by the coding sequence GTGTTAAACAACAGTAGAATCCCCGAATCTACCGAAAAGAAACCTATATCTGGCGTAGAACCGAAGTCAGATTTATTATCAAGACGCTCCTTTTTCAAAGGCTCCGTTGGACTTGCTGCCTCCGCGCTCGCCGCAGGTAAGGTGATTCTGCCTGCAGATGCCCAATGGAGGTTCCGAGAGTACATCCCTTACGATGCTACGCGAGATTTCCACTACGGCACGCAATACGGGATAATTGAACATCATTACCCTGAAATGAATCCGACAGGCGAGAAGTTCACGTTCGTGCGTCTCAAGTATCCGGGTGGTGATTGGTATACGAACATCGTTAACCATTACCGCTGGCAATCGGATTTGCAGTTCTCCAAAGAGCTCGCTAAAAATACGACGATTGATGTTGAAGTGCGCGAGCATCCACAATACGTTGACATTGACGATGAGGGGTTATTCGCCTATCCTTTCCTCTTTATGACGGGGCATACCGGGATTCGGCTCTCTCCCGAACAGATACGAAAGTTGAGAGATTATTTTGAACGTGGCGGCTTTCTCCATGTTGAAGATTGTGATGCACGCCTCAACAATTATCGCGGCGGCTTGCGTCCGCATGTCTACCAGATGATGCGACAGGTCTATCCAGAAAAGAAATTTGAACGCTTGGAGATGAGCCACCCTATTTATCACACACTCTACGCACACGATGAGTACCTCGGTGGTGATAAGCGCATCCCCAACGTATCCGATTACGACGAGGCGATCATGGACGACGATCGCGTAATTGTCTATTTCTGTCCGAGCGACCTGAATTGCGCGTGGGAAGGTAGAATTTGCGAACCTGATCATAAAGCGCAACAAAAATGGGCATTTGAACAGGGGATGAACGTTGTCGCGTATGCACTAACAAGGTAA
- a CDS encoding phosphodiester glycosidase family protein, translating to MFDITYLGRRCFRFIKRYPRTWTIVGFLLIFGIGIRLGQTVQFSKITDYFRSFADPERTDVTKSVARGIVHQQIQDNGVLTNILAVSPDAVDIRPYRALSAGIGTESLVSLARRHKALAAINGGFFEMSGTFRGESVGALKIDGEWVSEPEQGRAVIGLRTVDGKIEAYIDRIALRQELVLPDGSTLPIDGMNRERGRNELVIYRPHFHVVTLTMPDGAEVVVRNDKVTGINNRQGSSRIPADGYVLSASGRKRGELLSHTAEGDSVQIRETIVPERVGDSDLWASFAHIIGGGPLLLQDGFAPSTASYEREGFDQAFHSFWHPRTAVGKKADGTLLFVTITAAGAGVRRGVMLPRLAELFLEWGATDALNLDGGGSSMLVIRDEIVSVKQEDSTKPRPGDKSQQISRGKPIPERDQPQRVSRGKPIPERARAGRNTRSARGNRRVRPMPRQQGRAISDAILIFSKF from the coding sequence ATGTTTGATATTACCTATTTAGGACGGCGATGTTTCCGTTTCATCAAACGCTATCCGCGCACATGGACAATCGTTGGCTTTCTGCTGATCTTCGGTATCGGTATTCGGTTAGGACAAACAGTTCAGTTCAGCAAAATAACCGACTATTTCCGTTCCTTTGCGGATCCCGAACGGACGGATGTGACAAAATCCGTTGCGCGAGGGATTGTACATCAACAGATACAAGACAACGGTGTGCTAACGAATATCCTTGCGGTGTCACCAGATGCTGTAGACATCCGTCCATACCGTGCGCTGAGCGCGGGTATCGGGACAGAATCGTTGGTATCGCTTGCGCGGCGGCACAAGGCACTCGCAGCGATAAATGGTGGTTTCTTTGAGATGTCAGGGACGTTCCGTGGAGAGTCTGTTGGCGCGTTGAAAATTGATGGAGAATGGGTCAGCGAACCGGAACAAGGTAGAGCAGTGATTGGACTCCGAACTGTTGACGGAAAAATCGAAGCGTACATTGATAGGATTGCTCTACGGCAAGAACTCGTCTTACCGGACGGAAGCACATTGCCAATTGACGGTATGAACAGGGAACGCGGTAGAAACGAATTGGTGATTTATCGTCCGCATTTCCACGTAGTGACCTTGACAATGCCGGACGGCGCAGAAGTCGTTGTGAGAAATGATAAAGTAACCGGCATAAACAATAGACAGGGCAGTTCGCGTATCCCTGCAGATGGTTATGTCCTCTCTGCAAGTGGTAGAAAGCGCGGTGAACTCTTATCACATACAGCAGAAGGTGATTCAGTTCAGATTCGTGAGACAATTGTTCCTGAACGCGTCGGGGATAGTGATTTATGGGCGAGTTTTGCGCATATTATCGGCGGCGGTCCGTTGCTACTGCAGGATGGGTTTGCGCCTTCAACGGCATCCTACGAGCGTGAAGGGTTTGATCAAGCCTTTCACAGTTTTTGGCATCCGCGCACGGCAGTCGGTAAAAAGGCAGATGGGACACTCCTCTTTGTGACAATAACAGCAGCAGGAGCAGGTGTTCGACGCGGCGTTATGCTACCGCGGCTCGCCGAACTCTTTTTGGAATGGGGTGCCACGGATGCGCTTAATCTTGATGGCGGTGGTTCATCAATGTTAGTCATTCGAGACGAGATCGTGAGTGTCAAGCAGGAGGACTCCACCAAGCCTCGTCCTGGGGATAAATCACAACAGATTTCACGTGGCAAACCGATACCAGAAAGAGATCAACCGCAACGGGTTTCGCGTGGCAAACCGATACCAGAAAGGGCACGAGCAGGGCGGAATACGAGGTCTGCCCGCGGAAATCGTCGGGTTCGCCCAATGCCAAGACAACAAGGACGCGCAATTTCGGATGCAATCTTGATTTTTTCAAAGTTTTGA
- a CDS encoding lyase family protein yields the protein MELYEAVSPLDFRYYGSDPDFMKRLLPYVSEAGYVTSQAKVEAALVRTLANYGVCDSAIADEVEAAVDLVTAEEVYEEQSRIRHNIRSLVNVIRRKISPEARPYVHLFATSADILDTATALRFKALTENVIIPDLVALEQQLIALAREHADTVQIGRTHGQHAEPTTFGYSLALYISRLGTRIEEIHKAGQNLRGQFSGAVGAFNGLTLIHEHPEQIEADFLALLGLKPSDTHTSTQCVEPEFISDLAYQITAAYTVLANFADDMRHLYRTEIAEVGRKYNPQLVGSSTMPHKVNPEAYENIKSLWKAFVPRMQTVFMDSILEHQRDLTNSASSRFLTELFTAFDYSIYRLQRALEEMDVKADNMQHNLALSAEDTIAEPIYLLMAYYGFPDAYDHTRKLIGQVHQTGKSLTTLLWEDETFRPFLNKLTEPQREALRDPTNYIGASVRRTHATCDEWEKRIFNLPCG from the coding sequence ATGGAACTTTACGAAGCCGTCAGTCCACTGGACTTTAGATACTACGGCAGCGATCCAGACTTTATGAAACGGTTGCTGCCCTATGTCTCTGAGGCAGGTTACGTCACGTCTCAGGCAAAAGTGGAGGCGGCACTGGTACGCACTTTGGCAAACTACGGTGTCTGCGATTCTGCTATCGCTGATGAGGTAGAAGCAGCGGTGGACCTCGTAACAGCAGAAGAGGTCTACGAAGAACAGTCTCGCATTCGACATAACATCCGTTCGCTCGTCAATGTAATTCGGCGGAAGATTAGTCCCGAAGCACGTCCGTATGTCCATCTGTTTGCCACCTCTGCGGACATCTTGGATACCGCCACCGCGTTGCGGTTCAAAGCACTCACCGAAAACGTCATCATTCCCGATCTGGTTGCTTTGGAGCAGCAACTCATTGCACTGGCGCGCGAGCATGCAGACACGGTACAAATTGGTAGGACACACGGTCAACACGCAGAACCGACAACCTTCGGTTATTCGCTGGCACTCTACATCAGTCGTCTCGGCACCCGAATTGAAGAGATTCATAAAGCAGGGCAAAACCTCCGTGGACAATTCTCAGGGGCAGTCGGCGCATTCAACGGACTTACACTGATTCACGAACACCCCGAACAAATTGAAGCAGATTTCCTCGCACTGCTCGGTTTGAAGCCGTCCGATACGCATACGTCAACACAGTGTGTCGAACCGGAATTCATCTCTGATCTGGCATATCAGATTACAGCAGCGTACACCGTGCTTGCGAACTTCGCAGACGATATGCGTCACCTCTACCGCACCGAAATCGCAGAGGTCGGCAGGAAATATAACCCACAGTTAGTCGGTTCATCGACAATGCCCCACAAAGTAAATCCAGAGGCTTATGAGAACATCAAAAGCCTGTGGAAAGCGTTTGTGCCACGTATGCAGACCGTTTTTATGGATAGCATTTTAGAACATCAACGCGACCTGACGAATTCGGCATCAAGTCGTTTCCTGACGGAACTGTTTACGGCGTTCGATTATTCAATCTATCGACTTCAACGTGCATTGGAGGAGATGGATGTGAAGGCAGATAACATGCAGCACAACCTCGCGCTGAGTGCAGAGGACACGATTGCGGAACCTATCTATTTACTGATGGCGTATTACGGATTTCCCGATGCCTATGATCATACTCGGAAGTTAATCGGACAAGTACACCAAACCGGAAAGAGTCTGACAACGCTGCTGTGGGAAGATGAGACGTTCCGTCCATTCCTCAACAAGTTGACAGAACCACAGCGCGAAGCACTGCGTGATCCAACGAATTACATCGGTGCCTCGGTCCGGCGTACCCACGCGACATGCGATGAATGGGAGAAACGGATTTTTAATTTACCTTGCGGTTAA
- a CDS encoding RNA-guided endonuclease TnpB family protein → MQTADLLHSRLLEKFDTIVLETLNLDGMKRLWGRKVSDLGFYQLVEILKYKCSKHKRLLIQIGQWTATTKPCSDCGNHNETLTLSDRQWTCSECGSHHDRDINAAINILRAGIATT, encoded by the coding sequence ATGCAAACTGCGGACCTCCTTCATAGTAGACTTTTAGAGAAGTTTGATACCATTGTCCTTGAAACATTGAACCTTGATGGCATGAAACGGCTTTGGGGTCGTAAAGTCTCCGATCTTGGGTTCTACCAGCTCGTTGAGATATTGAAGTATAAGTGCAGTAAACATAAGCGTCTCCTCATTCAAATCGGTCAGTGGACGGCTACAACGAAACCGTGTAGCGATTGTGGAAACCACAACGAAACTCTAACACTCTCTGATAGGCAGTGGACATGTTCCGAATGTGGCTCTCACCACGATCGAGACATCAACGCTGCGATAAACATTTTGCGGGCAGGGATAGCCACAACATAA
- a CDS encoding SUMF1/EgtB/PvdO family nonheme iron enzyme: protein MKYNKKCLFCLFALVIFLLGARTPQQNLSEKLPTLTADTAAEKGKASVVRITSGSLPKSINRWSIGAGSGFFVEPDKIVTNMHVVSSPGVIFAKLSDNQTIWTVEGVAAFDIENDLVILKIAGEGVPLPLGNSGTVTKGETVYAIGYPGGEEYKLTEGIVWNSRYRDIWIQTTADTVKGNSGGPILNDRGEVIGISSRVSDFYSYAVPSDALKTLLSQSDQIEPLTKWYKQKRIRAYTYYARGQHKFFDNDDRGAIFELNKSVELDPEFAYTYRVRGYMISHYAEAIGKYERNIAKARRQHQAAIKNHTTAIELDSEDDENYYERGYARSLYGKYEAKQGNTTEAQKQYQAAIEDYTTAINLDSDDNTNYNGRGQVKHLLGQLNMKQGEFSKAQKQCQAATEDYTKAIELDPNDSSNYNGRGWTKYLLGQLKMEQRKTAEAQKHYYAAIADTDKALQLKPDNAFAYYTRGVTKKVLGEYNNAIENFNTAIEYKSDFTEAYESRGKTKERLGQHEAAAIDFTRAMQCLGHGTISAQELEKAATEMVKIPAGEFQMGSKECMYATPIHTVYLDAFYIDPYEVTNAQFKAFVDANPEWSKENIPSEYHNGNYLQLWDGNDYPDGKANHPVVYVSWYAAMAYAKWKGKRLPTEAEWEKAARGGIVGERYVWGDSRDPGKANYGYYGRKTSPVGSYLPNGYGLHDMGGNVWEHCLDQFDKNFYKDSPKKNPIADVPDIEALMENFTSVQTERVSRGGSWNTPGPAHAASRGDDTPTNTNSWLGFRCSKSTPSQQDTEAAPSSDTSE, encoded by the coding sequence ATGAAATATAACAAAAAATGTTTATTCTGTCTTTTCGCTTTAGTGATTTTCCTTTTAGGGGCGCGGACACCCCAGCAAAACCTTTCGGAAAAACTACCAACGCTGACGGCAGACACCGCAGCCGAGAAAGGAAAAGCGTCTGTAGTCCGTATTACAAGCGGTAGTTTACCCAAAAGTATAAATCGGTGGAGCATCGGGGCAGGGAGTGGTTTTTTTGTGGAGCCTGATAAGATTGTGACGAACATGCACGTTGTTTCAAGTCCCGGTGTTATCTTCGCAAAACTCAGCGACAATCAAACAATCTGGACGGTTGAAGGAGTCGCCGCATTTGATATAGAAAACGACCTCGTCATTTTAAAAATCGCAGGCGAAGGTGTGCCGCTCCCTCTCGGGAATAGCGGCACCGTTACGAAAGGTGAGACTGTTTACGCCATAGGTTATCCCGGCGGTGAAGAATACAAACTAACGGAAGGAATCGTATGGAACAGCCGATATAGAGATATATGGATACAAACAACAGCAGACACTGTCAAAGGGAATAGCGGCGGTCCTATCCTAAACGATAGAGGCGAAGTTATCGGCATCAGTTCCCGCGTGAGTGATTTCTACAGTTACGCTGTCCCTTCAGACGCGCTTAAAACACTGCTCTCTCAATCCGACCAAATTGAACCGTTGACGAAGTGGTATAAGCAAAAACGTATACGTGCCTATACCTATTACGCTCGAGGACAACACAAATTTTTTGACAATGACGATAGAGGGGCAATATTTGAACTCAATAAATCCGTTGAGTTGGATCCAGAATTTGCTTATACCTATAGGGTGCGCGGGTACATGATATCCCACTACGCTGAAGCTATAGGCAAGTACGAGAGGAACATCGCTAAAGCTCGGAGACAGCATCAAGCAGCGATAAAGAACCATACCACAGCCATCGAATTAGATTCTGAAGATGATGAAAATTACTACGAGCGCGGGTATGCGCGGTCCCTCTATGGTAAATATGAAGCCAAGCAAGGAAACACAACAGAAGCACAAAAACAGTATCAAGCAGCCATAGAGGATTATACCACAGCCATCAACTTAGATTCAGACGATAACACGAATTATAACGGGCGCGGACAGGTGAAGCACCTTCTTGGACAATTGAACATGAAACAAGGAGAATTCAGCAAGGCACAAAAACAGTGTCAAGCAGCGACAGAGGACTATACCAAAGCCATTGAGTTAGATCCGAACGATAGTTCAAATTACAATGGGCGCGGATGGACGAAGTACCTTCTCGGACAACTAAAAATGGAACAACGAAAAACCGCCGAAGCACAGAAACACTATTACGCAGCGATCGCCGACACTGATAAAGCACTTCAACTAAAACCAGATAACGCTTTCGCCTATTACACTCGCGGTGTTACAAAAAAGGTGCTTGGTGAGTATAACAACGCAATAGAAAACTTTAATACAGCCATAGAATACAAATCTGATTTCACCGAAGCCTATGAGAGTCGTGGGAAAACGAAAGAGAGACTTGGACAACATGAAGCAGCAGCAATAGACTTTACGCGAGCGATGCAATGTTTAGGTCACGGCACTATATCAGCACAGGAATTGGAAAAAGCTGCGACTGAAATGGTGAAAATTCCTGCAGGCGAGTTTCAGATGGGTAGCAAGGAATGCATGTACGCGACGCCTATACACACTGTCTATCTTGACGCGTTCTATATTGATCCTTATGAGGTAACAAATGCTCAATTCAAGGCGTTCGTTGATGCCAATCCAGAGTGGAGCAAAGAAAATATTCCCAGCGAATACCATAACGGTAACTATCTCCAACTTTGGGATGGGAACGACTACCCTGACGGAAAAGCCAATCACCCTGTCGTCTATGTGAGTTGGTACGCAGCGATGGCGTACGCAAAGTGGAAAGGCAAGCGGCTTCCCACGGAGGCGGAATGGGAAAAAGCGGCACGCGGTGGCATAGTAGGTGAACGCTATGTATGGGGAGATTCTCGGGATCCAGGTAAAGCAAACTACGGGTATTATGGACGAAAGACCTCGCCTGTCGGCAGTTATTTACCGAATGGGTACGGCTTGCATGACATGGGTGGGAACGTATGGGAACACTGCTTGGACCAGTTTGACAAGAACTTTTATAAAGATTCTCCAAAGAAAAATCCGATCGCTGATGTTCCCGACATTGAGGCGTTGATGGAGAACTTCACGAGCGTTCAAACAGAGCGCGTGTCGCGCGGCGGTTCTTGGAATACGCCTGGACCTGCACATGCGGCAAGTCGCGGCGATGATACACCTACCAACACAAACAGTTGGCTCGGATTTCGTTGTTCAAAAAGCACGCCATCCCAGCAGGATACCGAAGCGGCCCCGTCATCTGACACTTCCGAGTGA